The Nothobranchius furzeri strain GRZ-AD chromosome 8, NfurGRZ-RIMD1, whole genome shotgun sequence genome includes a region encoding these proteins:
- the lpar3 gene encoding lysophosphatidic acid receptor 3, translated as MAQQYLSCHYNESMGFFYNNSGQKDEWDKTQLILVQVVGSLFCFFILAANSLVIAAVITNRKFHFPFYYLLSNLAASDFLAGIAYVYLMFNTGNVSRTLSVTHYFVRQGLLDVSLSASLANLLVIALERYISVLNWKVHSNLTKRRVTLLIFAVWTISIIMGAVPSLGWNCICSLDTCSQLAPLFSRSYLVFWSISNLVVFIVMVVVYTRIFLYVKRKTATLSKHTNSSVNRKKTPIKLIKTVMVVIGAFVICWTPGLVVLLMDGVDCRSCEVMKAKRVLLLLAVANSVMNPCIYSYKDEEMWKTIKSLLCCICTNRRLKRSLQSTTRSLNSGPDTGNSQPSSEETKNDEQELCNK; from the exons ATGGCACAGCAGTACTTAAGCTGCCATTATAATGAGTCCATGGGCTTCTTCTACAACAACAGTGGACAGAAAGATGAATGGGACAAAACGCAGCTCATCCTGGTCCAAGTTGTGGGTTCTCTCTTCTGCTTCTTCATCCTGGCAGCCAACTCTTTGGTCATAGCTGCTGTCATCACCAACAGGAAATTTCACTTTCCTTTCTACTACCTTCTGTCAAACCTCGCTGCCTCGGACTTCCTCGCAGGCATAGCTTACGTTTACCTCATGTTTAACACAGGTAATGTGTCGAGGACGCTTTCAGTCACACATTACTTTGTCCGCCAAGGACTGCTGGATGTCAGCCTCTCAGCCTCGCTCGCTAACCTACTTGTCATAGCTCTGGAGCGCTACATTTCTGTTCTTAACTGGAAAGTTCATAGCAACCTGACAAAAAGGAGGGTAACCCTGCTGATCTTTGCAGTTTGGACCATCTCCATAATAATGGGCGCTGTGCCCAGCCTGGGCTGGAACTGTATCTGCAGCCTCGATACCTGCTCCCAGCTTGCTCCCCTCTTCAGCAGGAGCTACTTGGTCTTCTGGTCGATTTCCAACTTGGTTGTTTTCATCGTTATGGTGGTCGTCTACACGAGAATCTTCCTCTACGTAAAGAGGAAGACAGCAACGCTCTCAAAGCACACTAACAGCTCAGTCAACCGCAAGAAGACTCCCATCAAGCTCATCAAGACAGTCATGGTAGTGATTG GGGCTTTTGTGATTTGCTGGACTCCCGGGCTGGTGGTCCTACTAATGGACGGTGTCGACTGTCGCAGCTGTGAGGTCATGAAAGCGAAACGCGTGCTGCTCCTGCTGGCCGTAGCCAACTCAGTCATGAACCCTTGTATCTACTCCTACAAGGATGAGGAAATGTGGAAGACTATCAAAAGCCTCTTGTGCTGCATCTGCACCAACAGACGTCTCAAGCGCTCATTGCAATCCACCACCAGGTCTCTGAACTCTGGTCCTGATACAGGCAACAGTCAGCCGTCCTCTGAGGAAACGAAAAACGACGAACAAGAACTTTGTAACAAATGA
- the LOC107392695 gene encoding afadin- and alpha-actinin-binding protein isoform X2, protein MPESSLFKDGRRSSVESRTPPLRQLSQSLQPLHRNPHTISIFCSEHNVQECLSHINMEVSSLGLPPVWSELDGSSVLNVVAVLNRMYDLIQLHHKSLRTVENMEVEQLKLNSNVDFLKLTTTRLKEQLDVSKRENTGLLERERQLLLKVKSLQNCLKNEKEEVQKLQNIIASRASQYNHDMKRKEREFNKLKERLNQLLADKKERKQAIDVLNNIGRADGKRSLWKTEKTEAKHEGEMYKTLLNDYDSRQRELVLENAELKKVLHQMKKEMMSVLRSRKLSLRGEKADLSGTQAASEEDEEEVFDSELTCVHAREKLTNSIRLQWRRLKSHVERLDSQVSLTQMSKSTTGDPVPPRETCEKEMERLKLEIQQCKDFIQTQQHHLQQKLSTPCDEDAALLLNDSYMLQEKERLRGEWKNLEEQRTIFEKERSNFTEAAIRLSHERKVFEEDRATWLKHHFLSLSPFENSIKPQLSKSSSAILIYQQNLEEKEASSVKIFIQETNCGMTTKTSAPNEAKNFSHLIYICCQSLVILENSLTGQKKKPTSKKDTFFKAKSF, encoded by the exons ATGCCAGAGTCCTCGCTGT TCAAGGACGGTCGCCGCAGCTCTGTTGAAAGTAGAACACCCCCCTTGAGGCAGCTGAGCCAGTCGTTGCAGCCACTCCACAGAAATCCCCACACGATCAGTATTTTCTGCTCAGAGCATAATGTGCAGGAATGCCTGTCACACATCAATATG GAAGTCTCGTCACTGGGCCTCCCACCAGTTTGGTCAGAGCTGGATGGCAGCTCAGTGCTGAATGTTGTCGCTGTGCTGAATCGCATGTATGACCTGATTCAGCTGCACCACAAGAgcctcagaactgtggaaaacatGGAGGTGGAGCAGCTTAAGCTCAACAGCAATGTAGACTTCTTGAAGCTCACAACCACTCGGCTAAAG GAACAGCTTGATGTTTCTAAAAGAGAAAACACAGGACTTCTTGAGAGAGAACGACAGCTCCTGCTGAAAGTCAAGAGTTTGCAAAACTGCCTGAAAAACGAAAAAGAAGAG GTGCAAAAACTTCAGAACATAATTGCCAGCCGTGCCAGTCAGTACAATCACGACATGAAGAGGAAAGAAAGAGAGTTCAACAAACTGAAGGAGCGATTAAATCAACTGCTggcagacaagaaagagagaaaacaag CTATTGATGTCCTCAATAACATTGGGAGAGCGGATGGCAAGAGGAGCCTTTGGAAAACTGAAAAAACAGAGGCAAA GCATGAGGGGGAGATGTACAAGACTCTTCTGAATGACTACGACTCCAGACAAAGGGAGCTTGTGTTGGAAAATGCTGAGCTGAAAAAAGTTTTACATCAGATGAAAAAGGAAATGATGTCCGTACTCAGGTCAAGAAAACTGTCCCTGAGAGGAGAGAAAGCTGACTTAAGTGGCACACAG GCCGCTTCagaggaggatgaggaagagGTGTTTGACTCAGAGCTGACTTGTGTTCATGCTCGGGAGAAACTCACCAACAGTATTCGCCTCCAGTGGAGACGACTCAAGAGCCACGTCGAAAGACTGGACAGCCAAG TGTCTTTGACTCAGATGAGCAAAAGTACAACCGGTGATCCTGTTCCTCCTCGAGAGACTTGTGAGAAGGAAATGGAAAGACTCAAACTTGAAATTCAGCAGTGCAAAGACTTTATTCAGACACAACAGCATCACCTACAG CAGAAACTGAGCACCCCCTGTGATGAAGATGCTGCTCTACTCCTGAATGACAGTTACATGCTTCAGGAGAAGGAGCGCCTGAGAGGGGAGTGGAAAAACCTGGAGGAACAGAGAACGATCTTTGAGAAAGAGAGGAGTAACTTTACTGAAGCAGCTATTAGACTGAGCCATGAG AGAAAAGTCTTTGAAGAGGATCGAGCAACATGGCTTAAACACCATTTTTTAAGCTTGAGTCCATTTGAAAACTCTATTAAACCCCAGCTATCAAAGTCTTCAAGTGCCATTTTGATTT ATCAACAAAACCTGGAAGAGAAAGAAGCGTCCTCTGTGAAAATATTCATCCAAGAGACAAACTGTGGAATGAC
- the LOC107392695 gene encoding afadin- and alpha-actinin-binding protein isoform X1: MPESSLFKDGRRSSVESRTPPLRQLSQSLQPLHRNPHTISIFCSEHNVQECLSHINMEVSSLGLPPVWSELDGSSVLNVVAVLNRMYDLIQLHHKSLRTVENMEVEQLKLNSNVDFLKLTTTRLKEQLDVSKRENTGLLERERQLLLKVKSLQNCLKNEKEEVQKLQNIIASRASQYNHDMKRKEREFNKLKERLNQLLADKKERKQAIDVLNNIGRADGKRSLWKTEKTEAKHEGEMYKTLLNDYDSRQRELVLENAELKKVLHQMKKEMMSVLRSRKLSLRGEKADLSGTQAASEEDEEEVFDSELTCVHAREKLTNSIRLQWRRLKSHVERLDSQVSLTQMSKSTTGDPVPPRETCEKEMERLKLEIQQCKDFIQTQQHHLQQKLSTPCDEDAALLLNDSYMLQEKERLRGEWKNLEEQRTIFEKERSNFTEAAIRLSHERKVFEEDRATWLKHHFLSLSPFENSIKPQLSKSSSAILISEADSSAQLAPEKLSSCYSNSTSSPSAFITSPSISNLQHTLDLIPENGSTKPGRERSVLCENIHPRDKLWNDDKDLSSK, from the exons ATGCCAGAGTCCTCGCTGT TCAAGGACGGTCGCCGCAGCTCTGTTGAAAGTAGAACACCCCCCTTGAGGCAGCTGAGCCAGTCGTTGCAGCCACTCCACAGAAATCCCCACACGATCAGTATTTTCTGCTCAGAGCATAATGTGCAGGAATGCCTGTCACACATCAATATG GAAGTCTCGTCACTGGGCCTCCCACCAGTTTGGTCAGAGCTGGATGGCAGCTCAGTGCTGAATGTTGTCGCTGTGCTGAATCGCATGTATGACCTGATTCAGCTGCACCACAAGAgcctcagaactgtggaaaacatGGAGGTGGAGCAGCTTAAGCTCAACAGCAATGTAGACTTCTTGAAGCTCACAACCACTCGGCTAAAG GAACAGCTTGATGTTTCTAAAAGAGAAAACACAGGACTTCTTGAGAGAGAACGACAGCTCCTGCTGAAAGTCAAGAGTTTGCAAAACTGCCTGAAAAACGAAAAAGAAGAG GTGCAAAAACTTCAGAACATAATTGCCAGCCGTGCCAGTCAGTACAATCACGACATGAAGAGGAAAGAAAGAGAGTTCAACAAACTGAAGGAGCGATTAAATCAACTGCTggcagacaagaaagagagaaaacaag CTATTGATGTCCTCAATAACATTGGGAGAGCGGATGGCAAGAGGAGCCTTTGGAAAACTGAAAAAACAGAGGCAAA GCATGAGGGGGAGATGTACAAGACTCTTCTGAATGACTACGACTCCAGACAAAGGGAGCTTGTGTTGGAAAATGCTGAGCTGAAAAAAGTTTTACATCAGATGAAAAAGGAAATGATGTCCGTACTCAGGTCAAGAAAACTGTCCCTGAGAGGAGAGAAAGCTGACTTAAGTGGCACACAG GCCGCTTCagaggaggatgaggaagagGTGTTTGACTCAGAGCTGACTTGTGTTCATGCTCGGGAGAAACTCACCAACAGTATTCGCCTCCAGTGGAGACGACTCAAGAGCCACGTCGAAAGACTGGACAGCCAAG TGTCTTTGACTCAGATGAGCAAAAGTACAACCGGTGATCCTGTTCCTCCTCGAGAGACTTGTGAGAAGGAAATGGAAAGACTCAAACTTGAAATTCAGCAGTGCAAAGACTTTATTCAGACACAACAGCATCACCTACAG CAGAAACTGAGCACCCCCTGTGATGAAGATGCTGCTCTACTCCTGAATGACAGTTACATGCTTCAGGAGAAGGAGCGCCTGAGAGGGGAGTGGAAAAACCTGGAGGAACAGAGAACGATCTTTGAGAAAGAGAGGAGTAACTTTACTGAAGCAGCTATTAGACTGAGCCATGAG AGAAAAGTCTTTGAAGAGGATCGAGCAACATGGCTTAAACACCATTTTTTAAGCTTGAGTCCATTTGAAAACTCTATTAAACCCCAGCTATCAAAGTCTTCAAGTGCCATTTTGATTT CTGAAGCAGACTCGAGTGCACAGTTGGCTCCAGAAAAGCTCAGTTCCTGCTATTCAAACTCAACTTCTTCACCCAGTGCTTTTATCACATCGCCTTCCATCTCCAACTTGCAGCACACACTTGACCTTATCCCAGAAAATGG ATCAACAAAACCTGGAAGAGAAAGAAGCGTCCTCTGTGAAAATATTCATCCAAGAGACAAACTGTGGAATGAC